One Zeugodacus cucurbitae isolate PBARC_wt_2022May chromosome 3, idZeuCucr1.2, whole genome shotgun sequence genomic region harbors:
- the LOC105218767 gene encoding protein dimmed, with the protein MGSNHISDILVSHEYMTMEQQHQMHQHQLNPNVNAENPRSPIDLQEASSRPVRRTSQRTTQLSNNNYEMEMTDSSSQSDDTSGGGGSSNGGSARPSSRARNSLTGSTQSRRRKGVLNAKERNLRRLESNERERMRMHSLNDAFQSLREVIPHVEMERRLSKIETLTLAKNYIINLTHIILSKRNEESSLDLNGVILNSATTDLTGNGGISGVGDVGLGVGVGVGVGILNLNAGGGGNSSGPGPGPGPGSCYDDVLTNGTNSYDCALAAADVVNQQPRLTTATTTIQIQNQSLSHMQPQLSQHLMQTNHNQLMLQQPTTTTLLLNNGFDASDNNNSYDEPFREFI; encoded by the exons atgggTTCAAATCATATTTCGGATATACTGGTCTCGCACGAATACATGACTAtggaacaacaacaccaaatgcATCAACATCAACTCAATCCCAACGTGAATGCTGAGAATCCAAGATCGCCTATTGACTTGCAAGAAGCATCTTCACGACCCGTACGCAGAACAAGCCAAAGGACAACACAG TTAAGCAATAATAATTATGAGATGGAAATGACAGATTCAAGTTCACAGAGCGACGATacaagcggcggcggcggcagcagcaacgGTGGCAGTGCACGGCCATCCAGCCGCGCTAGAAACTCCTTAACGGGCTCCACACAAAGCCGTCGCAGGAAGGGCGTTCTCAATGCAAAGGAGCGTAATCTGCGGCGATTGGAGTCAAATGAGCGTGAACGCATGAGAATGCACAGCTTAAATGACGCTTTTCAG TCTTTGCGTGAAGTTATTCCACACGTAGAAATGGAGCGTCGTCTCTCTAAAATTGAGACTTTAACTCTGGCCAAAAACTACATAATAAATTTGACGCACATAATTCTCTCGAAACGCAACGAAGAGTCCTCATTGGATTTGAATGGTGTCATTTTGAATAGCGCCACCACCGATCTAACCGGTAATGGTGGCATCAGCGGCGTCGGCGATGTTGGACTCggcgttggtgttggtgttggcgttggcatattaaatttaaatgctgGCGGTGGAGGTAACAGTTCCGGGCCTGGTCCTGGACCTGGTCCTGGGTCATGTTATGATGATGTGCTTACAAACGGTACAAATTCATATGATTGCGCACTGGCTGCGGCGGATGTGGTGAATCAGCAACCTCGTCTTACGACCGCCACGACGACCATACAAATACAGAATCAAAGTCTCAGCCATATGCAACCGCAATTGTCACAACATCTAATGCAAACGAATCACAATCAATTGATGTTGCAAcaaccgacaacaacaacattactaCTCAACAATGGTTTTGATGcgagcgacaacaacaatagttatGATGAACCTTTTagagaatttatataa